In Acidovorax sp. GBBC 1281, a single window of DNA contains:
- the rpiA gene encoding ribose-5-phosphate isomerase RpiA produces MTTPSPLTQEELKALVGQAALQYVVPDEIVGVGTGSTVNHFITALATIKDRIRGAVSSSEASTQRLKALGIPVFDANEVESLAVYIDGADEIDGQGHMVKGGGAALTREKIVAALARQFVCIADESKRVDALGQFPLPVEVIPMAAQQIARRFSALGGQATLRHKDGAPLVTDNQQHILDVRGLRITDPLAFESEVNQWPGVVTVGVFAHQKAHVCLLGTAQGVRTVQY; encoded by the coding sequence ATGACGACACCTTCACCCCTCACCCAAGAAGAACTCAAGGCCCTGGTCGGCCAGGCGGCCCTGCAATACGTCGTGCCCGACGAGATCGTCGGCGTCGGCACCGGCTCCACGGTGAACCATTTCATCACCGCGCTGGCCACCATCAAAGACCGCATCCGGGGCGCCGTGTCCAGTTCCGAAGCCAGCACCCAGCGGCTGAAAGCCTTGGGGATTCCCGTGTTCGATGCGAACGAAGTCGAGTCCCTCGCGGTCTACATCGACGGCGCCGACGAGATCGACGGTCAGGGCCACATGGTCAAGGGCGGCGGCGCTGCGCTCACGCGCGAAAAGATCGTGGCGGCGCTGGCCCGGCAGTTCGTGTGCATTGCCGACGAGTCGAAGCGGGTGGATGCACTGGGCCAGTTTCCGCTGCCCGTGGAAGTGATTCCCATGGCGGCTCAGCAGATTGCCCGCCGCTTCTCGGCCCTTGGCGGCCAAGCCACGCTGCGCCATAAAGACGGCGCGCCTTTGGTGACGGACAACCAGCAGCACATTCTGGATGTGCGTGGCCTGCGCATCACCGATCCACTGGCTTTCGAGTCGGAGGTGAACCAGTGGCCGGGCGTCGTGACCGTGGGCGTGTTCGCGCACCAGAAAGCCCATGTGTGCCTGCTGGGTACCGCGCAGGGCGTGCGCACCGTTCAATACTGA
- a CDS encoding M3 family metallopeptidase, with translation MSNPLLAPSDLPLFDRIQPSDVAPAVDVLLQRASAALETVTAPDFPARWESIAEVLDVATEALGRSWGAVSHLNSVADTPELRAAYNEALPRVTEFWTRLGADERLYAKYKAIDPQTLNTEQRQALRNAVRNFVLSGAELQGAARERFAQIQERQAELSQKFSENALDATDAFAYYAREDELDGLPDDVKQAALAAAQAEGKAGYKLTLKMPCYLPVMQFARSSALRETLYRAYVTRASDQAEGDAKRFDNSALIREILALRKEEAQLLGYANFGEVSVVAKMADSPQEVIDFLRDLARRARPYAEKDVADMREFAAKDLGIADPQAWDWPYISEKLKEARYAFSEQEVKQYFTAPKALAGLFKIVETLFEVAIRRDSAPVWNPAVEFYRIERGTELVGQFYLDQPARNGKRGGAWMDDVRTRWLRPDTGKLQTPVAHLVCNFAEGVNGAPPLLTHDDVITLFHEFGHGLHHMLTQINERDVSGISGVEWDAVELPSQFMENFCWEWDVLKHMTAHVETGEPLPRALFDKMIAAKNFQSGMGTLRQIEFALFDMLLHTSHDPSQDFMPLLAQVRSEVSVLTPPAFSRTAHTFSHIFAGGYAAGYYSYKWAEVLSADAYAAFEETAGADGLPSAETGRRYRQAILEAGGSRPAMESFKAFRGRAPSLDALLRHQGMASNA, from the coding sequence ATGAGCAATCCCCTCCTCGCCCCCTCCGACCTCCCCCTGTTCGACCGCATCCAGCCCAGCGACGTGGCCCCGGCAGTCGATGTGCTGCTGCAGCGTGCGAGCGCGGCACTGGAAACCGTCACGGCGCCCGACTTTCCGGCGCGATGGGAATCGATCGCCGAGGTGCTGGATGTCGCGACCGAAGCGCTGGGCCGCTCCTGGGGCGCGGTGAGCCACCTCAACAGCGTGGCCGACACCCCCGAACTGCGCGCGGCCTACAACGAGGCCCTGCCCCGCGTCACCGAGTTCTGGACCCGCCTGGGCGCCGATGAACGCCTGTACGCCAAGTACAAGGCCATCGATCCGCAGACGCTGAACACCGAGCAGCGCCAGGCCTTGCGCAACGCCGTGCGCAACTTCGTGCTGTCGGGCGCCGAGCTGCAGGGCGCGGCGCGCGAACGCTTCGCGCAGATCCAGGAGCGCCAGGCGGAACTCAGCCAGAAGTTCAGCGAAAACGCGCTCGACGCCACCGACGCCTTCGCCTACTACGCCCGGGAAGACGAGCTCGACGGACTGCCCGACGACGTGAAGCAGGCCGCACTGGCCGCGGCGCAAGCCGAGGGCAAGGCTGGCTACAAGCTCACCCTCAAGATGCCTTGCTATCTGCCGGTGATGCAGTTCGCCCGCAGCAGCGCCCTGCGCGAAACGCTGTACCGCGCCTATGTCACCCGCGCCTCGGACCAGGCCGAAGGCGATGCCAAACGCTTCGACAACAGCGCCCTCATCCGCGAGATCCTCGCCCTGCGCAAAGAAGAGGCGCAACTGCTGGGCTACGCCAATTTCGGCGAGGTATCGGTCGTCGCCAAGATGGCCGACTCGCCCCAGGAGGTGATCGATTTCCTGCGTGACCTGGCCCGCCGTGCCCGGCCCTACGCCGAAAAAGACGTCGCCGACATGCGCGAGTTCGCAGCGAAGGATCTCGGCATTGCCGATCCGCAGGCCTGGGACTGGCCCTACATCTCCGAGAAGCTCAAGGAAGCGCGCTACGCCTTCAGCGAGCAGGAGGTCAAACAGTATTTCACCGCGCCTAAGGCCCTGGCCGGCCTGTTCAAGATCGTTGAGACGCTGTTCGAAGTGGCCATTCGCCGCGACAGCGCGCCCGTCTGGAACCCGGCCGTGGAGTTCTATCGCATCGAGCGCGGCACGGAGCTCGTGGGACAGTTCTACCTGGACCAGCCAGCGCGCAACGGCAAACGCGGCGGCGCCTGGATGGACGATGTGCGCACCCGCTGGCTGCGCCCCGACACGGGCAAGCTGCAAACGCCCGTGGCGCACCTGGTGTGCAACTTCGCCGAAGGCGTGAACGGCGCGCCGCCGCTGCTGACCCACGACGACGTCATCACGCTGTTCCACGAGTTCGGCCACGGCCTGCACCACATGCTCACCCAGATCAACGAGCGCGATGTCTCGGGCATCAGCGGCGTCGAATGGGATGCGGTCGAGTTGCCCAGCCAGTTCATGGAAAACTTCTGCTGGGAGTGGGACGTGCTCAAGCACATGACCGCCCATGTGGAGACTGGCGAGCCGCTGCCGCGCGCGCTGTTCGACAAGATGATCGCGGCGAAGAATTTCCAGAGCGGCATGGGCACGCTGCGGCAGATCGAATTCGCGCTGTTCGACATGCTGCTGCACACTTCGCACGACCCGTCGCAGGACTTCATGCCCCTGCTGGCCCAGGTCCGCAGCGAGGTGTCGGTGCTGACGCCGCCGGCCTTCAGCCGCACCGCCCACACCTTCAGCCACATCTTCGCAGGCGGGTATGCCGCAGGCTACTACAGCTACAAATGGGCCGAAGTGCTCAGCGCGGACGCTTACGCCGCGTTCGAGGAGACGGCCGGCGCGGACGGCCTGCCCAGCGCCGAGACCGGGCGCCGCTACCGCCAGGCCATTCTGGAAGCGGGCGGCAGCCGTCCGGCCATGGAGTCGTTCAAGGCGTTCCGCGGCCGAGCGCCCAGCCTGGATGCGCTGCTGCGCCACCAGGGCATGGCCAGCAACGCCTGA
- the folD gene encoding bifunctional methylenetetrahydrofolate dehydrogenase/methenyltetrahydrofolate cyclohydrolase FolD, protein MTAQLIDGNALSRQLRTEVAQRAAALKARGTVPGLAVVLVGDNPASQVYVRNKVKACEDSGLHSVLEKYDATMSEAELLARVEALNNDPAIHGILVQLPLPAHIDAQKVIEAISPAKDVDGFHIASAGALMTGMPGFWPCTPYGCMKMLESIGYSLQGKHAVVIGRSNIVGKPMALMLLQKNATVTVCHSATQDLKAQTLQADVIVAAVGKRNVLTADMVKPGAVVIDVGMNRNDEGKLCGDVDFAGVSEVAGWITPVPGGVGPMTITMLLVNTLEAAERAAA, encoded by the coding sequence ATGACAGCCCAACTGATCGACGGCAACGCCCTCTCCCGCCAACTGCGCACCGAAGTGGCCCAGCGCGCCGCTGCCCTGAAAGCGCGCGGCACCGTCCCCGGCCTGGCCGTGGTGCTGGTGGGCGACAACCCTGCCAGCCAGGTCTACGTGCGCAACAAGGTCAAGGCCTGCGAGGACAGCGGGCTGCATTCGGTGCTGGAAAAGTACGATGCCACGATGAGCGAGGCCGAACTGCTCGCCCGCGTCGAGGCCCTGAACAACGACCCGGCCATCCACGGCATCCTGGTGCAGTTGCCGCTGCCCGCGCACATCGACGCGCAGAAGGTCATCGAGGCGATCTCGCCCGCCAAGGACGTGGACGGCTTTCACATCGCCAGCGCCGGCGCGCTCATGACCGGCATGCCCGGTTTCTGGCCCTGCACGCCCTATGGCTGCATGAAGATGCTCGAATCCATCGGCTACTCGCTGCAGGGCAAGCATGCGGTGGTCATCGGCCGCAGCAACATCGTGGGCAAGCCGATGGCGCTCATGCTGCTGCAAAAGAACGCCACCGTGACCGTGTGCCACAGCGCCACGCAAGATTTGAAGGCGCAGACCCTGCAGGCCGACGTGATCGTGGCCGCCGTGGGCAAGCGCAACGTGCTCACGGCCGACATGGTCAAGCCCGGCGCGGTGGTGATCGACGTGGGCATGAACCGCAACGATGAAGGCAAGCTCTGCGGCGACGTGGACTTTGCCGGCGTGAGCGAGGTGGCCGGCTGGATCACCCCTGTGCCCGGAGGCGTCGGCCCCATGACCATCACCATGCTGCTCGTCAACACGCTCGAAGCTGCGGAGCGCGCAGCCGCCTGA
- a CDS encoding phage holin family protein yields MNWLALLGLDGWVARWRAAVIEGAIAAEDRLDLVRLEWAEQKRRLGLMVMLVVAVGGLTVVTLVLASLAVLVQFWDSPQRTMVGWLVAGTWLVLWAGALIGLISVAKQAGNAFALTRQELAQDWRDIKERL; encoded by the coding sequence ATGAATTGGTTGGCACTTCTGGGATTGGACGGCTGGGTTGCGCGATGGCGCGCTGCTGTCATCGAAGGGGCCATTGCTGCGGAAGACCGGCTGGATCTGGTGAGGCTCGAATGGGCCGAGCAGAAGCGGCGCTTGGGCTTGATGGTCATGCTGGTGGTTGCTGTGGGCGGTCTCACAGTCGTCACCCTGGTGCTCGCGTCACTCGCTGTGTTGGTGCAATTCTGGGATTCGCCCCAGCGCACGATGGTGGGATGGCTGGTCGCCGGCACATGGCTCGTGCTGTGGGCCGGTGCCTTGATCGGATTGATCTCTGTGGCCAAACAGGCGGGCAATGCATTTGCGCTGACGCGGCAAGAACTGGCGCAGGACTGGCGCGACATCAAGGAAAGGCTCTGA
- a CDS encoding NAD(P)/FAD-dependent oxidoreductase codes for MTESVDCVIVGAGVVGLAVARALALRGREVLVLEAANAIGTGTSSRNSEVVHAGIYYPQGSLKARLCVQGRDMLYAYCEARGIAHRRCGKLIVATSDERRASLESIQQKAHANGVTDLQWLTREQARALEPALECVAALLSPSTGIVDSHAFMLSLQGDLEHQGGIVALNLPLEHAVLGGDAIVLKASDGTRLSARTLVNAAGLQAPDLAKRFHGLDPHHVPTARYAKGSYFTLTGSSPFSRLIYPVPEAAGLGVHLTLDMGHQAKFGPDVEWVGSADDLSVDPARGEAFYAEVRRYWPGLRDGALVPGYAGIRPKIHGPGEPAADFCIQGPETHGMGGLIQLFGIESPGLTSALALGEHVADQVSR; via the coding sequence ATGACCGAGTCGGTGGATTGCGTCATCGTTGGCGCGGGGGTGGTGGGGCTGGCCGTTGCGCGTGCCCTGGCCTTGCGGGGGCGCGAGGTGCTGGTGCTTGAGGCCGCCAATGCGATTGGCACGGGAACCAGTTCCCGCAACAGCGAAGTGGTGCATGCGGGGATTTACTACCCCCAAGGATCGCTCAAGGCCCGGCTGTGCGTGCAGGGCCGCGACATGCTCTACGCGTACTGCGAGGCGAGGGGCATCGCGCACCGGCGCTGCGGCAAGCTGATCGTTGCCACGTCGGACGAGCGGCGGGCATCGCTGGAAAGCATCCAGCAAAAGGCGCATGCCAATGGCGTCACCGACCTGCAATGGCTGACGCGGGAGCAGGCCCGGGCCTTGGAGCCCGCGCTGGAATGCGTGGCCGCACTGCTGTCGCCCAGTACCGGCATCGTGGACAGCCATGCATTCATGCTCTCGCTCCAAGGCGATCTGGAGCACCAGGGCGGCATCGTGGCACTGAATTTGCCTCTGGAGCATGCAGTACTAGGGGGTGATGCTATCGTTTTGAAAGCAAGCGACGGCACGCGCTTGAGTGCCCGCACGCTGGTGAATGCCGCAGGCCTGCAGGCGCCCGATCTGGCCAAACGGTTCCATGGCCTCGATCCGCACCATGTACCAACGGCCCGGTACGCAAAGGGTAGTTACTTCACGCTGACGGGCTCATCGCCGTTTTCCCGCTTGATCTACCCTGTTCCCGAAGCGGCCGGGTTGGGCGTGCACCTGACACTGGACATGGGCCACCAAGCCAAGTTCGGTCCCGACGTGGAGTGGGTGGGCTCGGCCGACGACCTGTCGGTCGATCCCGCGCGCGGCGAGGCGTTCTATGCGGAGGTGCGCCGGTATTGGCCCGGACTGCGGGATGGCGCCCTGGTGCCTGGCTATGCAGGCATTCGGCCCAAGATCCACGGGCCGGGCGAGCCCGCAGCGGACTTTTGCATCCAAGGCCCTGAAACGCATGGCATGGGTGGGCTCATCCAGCTGTTCGGCATCGAGTCGCCAGGCCTTACCAGTGCCCTGGCACTGGGCGAGCATGTCGCAGATCAAGTCTCCCGCTGA
- a CDS encoding DUF883 family protein yields the protein MTSASNTLSSAQNELEKLVSDLRGLLSSKDLDSVPEIKQLRQRLDDGIHSVRDSAVRAAQDAAYQAKEAARAADQYAHDEPWRVATAALAAGALVGFLLARR from the coding sequence ATGACTTCTGCATCCAACACGCTTTCTTCCGCACAAAACGAACTGGAAAAGCTGGTTTCTGACTTGCGTGGCCTTTTGTCCAGCAAGGATCTGGACAGCGTTCCGGAAATCAAGCAACTGCGTCAGCGCCTGGACGATGGCATCCACTCGGTGCGTGACTCCGCTGTGCGCGCCGCCCAGGATGCGGCCTACCAAGCCAAGGAAGCCGCACGCGCTGCTGACCAATACGCCCATGACGAACCTTGGCGTGTGGCCACCGCTGCCCTGGCAGCAGGTGCCCTGGTCGGCTTCCTGCTGGCACGCCGTTAA
- a CDS encoding quinone-dependent dihydroorotate dehydrogenase yields MSLIPYALARPLLFGMDAEAAHDMTMDMLSRGQRTPLQWAWCNDTVDDPVTLAGLTFPNRVGLAAGLDKNARCIDALGAMGFGFVEVGTVTPKGQPGNPKPRMFRLPQANALINRLGFNNEGLDAFLHNVQQARFRTQARKHPMLLGLNIGKNATTPIENATADYLACLDGVYPHADYVTVNISSPNTQNLRALQSDEALDGLLGAIAERREALAQRHANAQGTPRRVPVFVKIAPDLDAAQVELIAATLQRHGMDGVVATNTTIARDAVKGMQHAEETGGLSGAPVLEASNRVIRQLRQALGSQFPIIGVGGILSADDAVSKIKAGADVVQIYTGLIYQGPSLVPQAARAIKAMR; encoded by the coding sequence ATGTCCTTGATCCCCTACGCCCTCGCCCGCCCTCTTCTTTTCGGCATGGATGCCGAAGCCGCCCACGACATGACCATGGACATGCTGTCGCGCGGCCAACGCACGCCCTTGCAATGGGCCTGGTGCAACGACACCGTGGACGATCCCGTGACGCTGGCCGGCCTGACCTTTCCCAACCGGGTCGGGTTGGCCGCGGGCCTCGACAAGAACGCCCGCTGCATCGACGCACTGGGTGCCATGGGCTTCGGTTTCGTCGAGGTCGGCACCGTCACGCCCAAGGGCCAGCCGGGCAACCCCAAGCCACGCATGTTCCGGCTGCCGCAGGCCAACGCGCTCATCAACCGCTTGGGATTCAACAACGAAGGGCTGGACGCTTTCCTGCACAACGTGCAGCAGGCGCGCTTTCGCACCCAGGCGCGCAAACACCCCATGCTGCTGGGATTGAACATCGGGAAGAACGCCACCACGCCGATCGAGAATGCCACTGCGGACTACCTGGCCTGCCTGGACGGCGTTTATCCCCATGCGGACTACGTCACGGTGAACATCAGCTCACCGAACACGCAGAATCTTCGCGCCCTGCAGAGCGATGAAGCCTTGGACGGGCTGCTCGGCGCGATCGCCGAGCGCCGGGAAGCCCTGGCCCAGCGCCATGCCAATGCCCAGGGGACTCCTCGCCGCGTGCCGGTGTTCGTCAAGATCGCCCCCGATCTGGACGCGGCCCAGGTTGAACTGATTGCGGCGACGCTGCAGCGCCACGGGATGGACGGCGTCGTGGCCACCAACACCACAATTGCCCGAGATGCCGTCAAGGGAATGCAGCATGCCGAGGAAACCGGCGGGCTCAGCGGCGCGCCGGTGCTGGAAGCGAGCAATCGAGTGATCCGCCAATTGCGGCAGGCACTGGGGTCGCAATTTCCGATCATCGGCGTGGGCGGCATTCTGAGTGCGGACGACGCGGTGAGCAAGATCAAGGCGGGCGCCGATGTAGTGCAGATATACACAGGCCTCATCTACCAAGGCCCTTCGCTGGTTCCGCAGGCGGCCCGCGCTATCAAGGCCATGCGCTGA
- a CDS encoding PAS domain S-box protein: MERPPSPPPATGPAVVAPVRWWRTWWRSLSPTRQDRFAALAPLAAVLMFLAAIVAAFWYLRMEEGEREQEALKRDVEYAQQRVRLRLLERQEQIMRIARDLSNQDLERADFVARAEGLISQYPELQAISWIDDRRRIRASHAAPTVTSGQLRVAGEVLKNGDTADTFSLARDLQQPVYAQPNGTEGETAPLLQLQVPLAAQGKFTGVVLAEYSIDSLLRYGTPTEVLARYAVTMLDGHDQVLAGSALTPRSASGLLPWTARANEYEVPVSPVGNGLVLRAQAYRTSLGVVGSGLFWLVGTLSAMTAWLLIATWRHTRRRMQAQQALVAETNFRRAMENSILTGMRALDMQGRITYVNAAFCQMTGWNEADLVGQSPPYTYWPESDHEALHAKLRDELSGKVTLGGFQVRVKRKSGTLFDARLYVSPLIDAHGHQTGWMTSMTDITEPNRVREQLSASHERFTIVLESLDASVSVAPLGSEELLFANKLYRQWFGSQTGGHLQLVAQAGVLPSTTASARGMDDEDGLMGLPTDPLTSARSENAEIYLPDLGKWLEVRSRYLNWVDGRLAQMVIATDITPRRQAEEQAARQAERAQSVSRLITMGEMASSVAHELNQPLTAISNYCSGMVSRIESGQITEEALLSALQKTAHQAQRAGQIIQRIRAFVKRSEPNRALADVHTMVSEAVELADIELRRHNVRLTHYVAARLPQVMADTILIEQVLVNLMKNGAESIEHAQRPPPRRSVELRVVPRQLEGREVIEFTVQDTGKGLAPEVLEHLFEAFFSTKQEGMGMGLNLCRSIVESHQGRMQAENLYNGPEVTGCRFSFWLPLAQPADATTNSVANASHPRTPA; the protein is encoded by the coding sequence ATGGAACGTCCGCCTTCTCCGCCCCCGGCCACCGGGCCCGCTGTGGTCGCCCCCGTGCGCTGGTGGCGCACCTGGTGGCGCAGCCTCTCCCCCACCCGCCAGGACCGCTTCGCGGCCCTCGCGCCATTGGCCGCCGTGCTGATGTTCCTGGCGGCCATCGTGGCGGCGTTCTGGTATTTGCGCATGGAAGAAGGCGAGCGCGAGCAGGAAGCCCTCAAGCGCGACGTGGAATACGCGCAGCAGCGCGTGCGGCTGCGCCTGCTGGAGCGGCAGGAGCAGATCATGCGCATCGCGCGCGACCTCTCCAACCAGGACCTGGAGCGCGCCGACTTCGTGGCGCGCGCCGAAGGCCTCATCAGCCAGTACCCTGAACTGCAGGCCATCAGCTGGATCGACGACCGCCGCCGCATCCGCGCCAGCCATGCGGCGCCCACCGTCACCAGCGGCCAGTTGCGCGTGGCGGGCGAGGTGCTCAAGAACGGCGACACCGCCGACACCTTCAGCCTCGCCCGGGACCTGCAGCAGCCCGTGTACGCCCAGCCCAACGGCACCGAAGGCGAAACCGCCCCGCTGCTGCAGCTGCAGGTGCCGCTGGCCGCGCAGGGCAAGTTCACCGGCGTGGTGCTGGCGGAATATTCCATCGACAGCCTGCTGCGCTACGGCACGCCGACCGAGGTGCTGGCGCGCTACGCCGTCACCATGCTGGATGGGCACGACCAGGTGCTGGCGGGCAGCGCGCTCACGCCGCGCAGCGCCTCCGGGCTGCTGCCGTGGACCGCGCGCGCCAACGAATACGAGGTGCCGGTCTCGCCCGTGGGCAACGGGCTGGTGCTGCGCGCGCAGGCCTACCGCACCTCGCTCGGCGTTGTGGGCAGCGGGCTGTTCTGGCTGGTGGGCACGCTGAGCGCCATGACGGCCTGGCTGCTGATCGCCACCTGGCGCCACACGCGCCGGCGCATGCAGGCCCAGCAGGCGCTGGTGGCCGAAACCAACTTCCGCCGGGCGATGGAAAACTCCATCCTCACCGGCATGCGCGCCCTGGACATGCAGGGGCGCATCACCTACGTGAATGCCGCGTTCTGCCAGATGACCGGCTGGAACGAGGCCGATCTGGTCGGCCAGTCGCCGCCCTACACCTACTGGCCCGAGAGCGACCACGAAGCGCTGCACGCCAAGCTGCGCGACGAGTTGAGCGGCAAGGTCACGCTGGGCGGGTTCCAGGTGCGGGTCAAGCGCAAGAGCGGCACGCTGTTCGACGCGCGCCTGTATGTCTCGCCCCTGATCGACGCCCATGGCCACCAGACCGGCTGGATGACGTCGATGACCGACATCACCGAGCCCAACCGCGTGCGCGAGCAGTTGTCCGCATCGCACGAGCGCTTCACCATCGTGCTGGAGTCGCTCGATGCCTCGGTGTCGGTCGCACCGCTGGGCAGTGAGGAGCTGCTGTTCGCCAACAAGCTGTACCGCCAGTGGTTCGGCTCGCAGACGGGCGGGCACCTGCAACTGGTCGCGCAGGCGGGCGTGCTGCCCTCCACCACCGCCAGCGCGCGCGGCATGGACGACGAGGACGGGCTGATGGGCCTGCCGACCGATCCGCTCACCAGCGCCCGGTCCGAAAACGCCGAGATCTACCTGCCGGACCTGGGCAAGTGGCTCGAAGTGCGATCGCGCTACCTGAACTGGGTGGACGGGCGCTTGGCCCAGATGGTGATCGCCACCGACATCACGCCGCGCCGCCAGGCCGAGGAACAGGCCGCGCGGCAGGCCGAGCGGGCCCAGTCGGTCAGCCGGCTCATCACCATGGGAGAGATGGCCTCCAGCGTGGCGCACGAACTGAACCAGCCGCTCACCGCCATCAGCAACTACTGCAGCGGCATGGTCTCGCGCATCGAAAGCGGGCAGATCACCGAAGAGGCGCTGTTGTCCGCGCTGCAAAAGACCGCCCACCAGGCGCAACGCGCGGGGCAGATCATCCAGCGCATCCGTGCCTTCGTGAAGCGCAGCGAGCCCAATCGCGCACTGGCGGACGTCCACACCATGGTCAGCGAGGCGGTCGAGCTGGCCGACATCGAACTGCGCCGGCACAACGTGCGCCTGACCCACTACGTGGCGGCGCGGCTGCCCCAGGTGATGGCCGACACCATCCTGATCGAGCAGGTGCTGGTCAACCTGATGAAGAACGGCGCCGAGTCCATCGAGCACGCCCAGCGCCCGCCGCCCCGGCGCAGCGTGGAGCTGCGCGTCGTGCCCCGCCAGCTCGAAGGCCGCGAAGTGATCGAGTTCACGGTGCAGGACACCGGCAAGGGCCTGGCCCCCGAAGTGCTGGAGCATCTGTTCGAGGCCTTCTTCTCCACCAAGCAGGAAGGCATGGGCATGGGCCTGAACCTGTGCCGCAGCATCGTCGAGTCCCACCAGGGGAGGATGCAGGCGGAGAACCTCTACAATGGCCCGGAGGTCACCGGCTGCCGGTTCTCCTTCTGGCTTCCGCTGGCGCAGCCTGCGGATGCCACTACGAATTCTGTAGCAAACGCATCACATCCAAGGACCCCTGCATGA
- a CDS encoding response regulator transcription factor, with protein MSLIPKKGTVYVVDDDEAVRDSLQWLLEGKDYRVRCFDSAESFLSRYDPREVACLIVDIRMGGMTGLELQDRLLERKSPLPVVFITGHGDVPMAVNTMKKGALDFIQKPFNEEELVGLVDRMLDRARESFAGHQQAASRDALLSKLTGREAQVLERIVAGRLNKQIADDLGISIKTVEAHRANIMEKLNANTVADLLKIALGQNAPKG; from the coding sequence ATGAGCTTGATTCCGAAAAAAGGCACCGTCTACGTCGTGGATGACGACGAAGCCGTCCGCGACTCCCTGCAGTGGTTGCTGGAAGGCAAGGACTATCGGGTGCGCTGCTTTGATTCGGCGGAATCCTTCCTCTCGCGCTACGACCCCCGCGAAGTCGCCTGCCTCATCGTCGACATCCGCATGGGCGGCATGACCGGCCTGGAATTGCAGGACCGGCTCCTCGAACGCAAGTCCCCCCTGCCCGTCGTCTTCATCACCGGCCACGGCGACGTGCCCATGGCCGTGAACACCATGAAGAAAGGCGCGCTCGATTTCATCCAGAAGCCGTTCAACGAGGAAGAGCTCGTGGGCCTGGTGGACCGCATGCTCGACCGGGCGCGCGAATCGTTCGCCGGCCACCAGCAGGCCGCCAGCCGCGACGCCCTGCTGTCCAAGCTCACCGGCCGTGAAGCCCAGGTGCTGGAGCGCATCGTCGCCGGCCGCCTGAACAAGCAGATCGCCGACGACCTGGGCATCAGCATCAAGACCGTGGAGGCGCACCGCGCCAACATCATGGAAAAGCTGAACGCCAACACCGTGGCCGACCTGCTCAAGATCGCCCTCGGCCAAAATGCGCCCAAAGGCTGA
- a CDS encoding glutaredoxin domain-containing protein — translation MKQPLFALALASTFLAVTALPAQAQQVYRIVGPDGKVTFSDRAPDAKTPPAQVGGGRASGPALPYELQQVATRFPVTLYTGNDCAPCVSARNLLVNRGVPFTERTVNTEEDADALKRLSGSTNLPFGTIGSQQLVGFSDSEWVQYLDAAGYPKQSQLPPNYRRAPTAPMVAAKPAAPAAAAAPAAPAEAPRPAAPSGNGGRTPSNPAGITF, via the coding sequence ATGAAGCAACCGCTCTTCGCCCTCGCGCTGGCTTCGACCTTCCTGGCCGTGACCGCCCTGCCCGCCCAGGCACAGCAGGTATACCGCATCGTCGGCCCCGATGGAAAAGTGACCTTCTCGGACCGCGCGCCCGATGCCAAGACGCCACCGGCCCAGGTCGGCGGCGGACGCGCCAGCGGCCCGGCCCTGCCTTATGAACTGCAGCAGGTCGCCACCCGTTTCCCGGTCACGCTCTACACCGGCAACGACTGCGCGCCGTGCGTGAGCGCGCGCAACCTGCTGGTGAACCGCGGCGTACCATTCACCGAACGCACGGTGAACACCGAAGAAGATGCCGATGCGCTCAAGCGCCTCAGCGGCTCGACCAATCTGCCGTTCGGCACCATCGGCTCGCAACAGCTCGTGGGTTTTTCGGACAGCGAATGGGTGCAGTACCTCGACGCGGCAGGCTACCCCAAGCAATCGCAGCTGCCTCCGAACTATCGCCGTGCCCCCACGGCGCCGATGGTCGCGGCCAAGCCGGCAGCCCCCGCTGCTGCTGCGGCACCTGCCGCGCCGGCGGAAGCACCTCGCCCCGCCGCACCGAGCGGCAATGGTGGCAGAACGCCAAGCAACCCGGCAGGCATCACGTTCTGA